Proteins found in one Camelus bactrianus isolate YW-2024 breed Bactrian camel chromosome X, ASM4877302v1, whole genome shotgun sequence genomic segment:
- the HDAC6 gene encoding protein deacetylase HDAC6 isoform X4: MKKLNQAAEQDLIVGLQGLDLNLEARTLFGTGLVFDEQLNEFHCLWDDSFPEGPERLHAIKEQLIQEGLLDRCVSFQARFAEKEELMLVHSLEYIDLMETTQYMNEGELRGLADTYDSVYLHPNSYTCACLASGSVLRLVDAVLGAEIRNGMAIIRPPGHHAQHSLMDGYCMFNHVAVAARYAQQKHDIQRVLIVDWDVHHGQGTQFTFDQDPSVLYFSIHRYEQGRFWPHLKASDWSTTGFGQGQGYTINVPWNQVGMRDADYIAAFLHVLLPVALEFQPQLVLVAAGFDALQGDPKGEMAATPAGFAQLTHLLMGLAGGKLILSLEGGYNLRSLAEGVSASLHTLLGDPCPMLEFPGAPCRSAQTSVSCALEALEPFWEVLVRSAETPEEEDTVEEEDVEEKEEEGLWQPPELPILTWPVLQARTGLVYDQQMMDHHSMWDSHHPEMPQRIQRIMRRLEELGLARRCLALPARPATDAELLTCHSAEYMGRLRATEKMKTRELHRESANYDSIYICPSTFACAQLATGAVCRLVEAVLAGEVLNGIAVVRPPGHHAERDAACGFCFFNSVAVAARHAQAISGHALRILIVDWDVHHGNGTQHIFEEDPSVLYISLHRYDHGTFFPMGDEGASSQVGQAAGTGFTVNVAWNGSRMGDTDYLAAWHRLVLPIAYEFNPELVLVSAGFDAARGDPLGGCQVSPEGYAHLTHLLMGLANGRIILILEGGYNLTSISESMAACTRSLLGDPLPMLTLLRPPLSGALASITETIQVHRRYWRSLRVMKVEDKEGPSSSELITKKSPQPAHPGSAKGLTMPEGNILDAGLGKATSASSVKESASETAVVELTQDQSSEAAIGGATLDQTTSEEATGGAEPIQNPPASCPVNQTPPTSPVQGATTQEQSPSKLIGNLRTLELDSEPQEPPEEKGLLGEAAGGQDTDESVLTQVFGDHADTDQVMFYAVTPLPWCPHLVAVCPTPEAGLSVTQPCQDCGTHQENWVCLSCYQVYCGRYVNGHMLQHHEGSGHPLVLSYADLSAWCYCCQAYVHHEALLAMKNIAYQNKFGEDLPHSH, translated from the exons ATGAAGAAGCTTAACCAAGCAGCTGAGCAAGACCTAATCGTGGGGCTGCAAGGACTG gatCTGAACCTTGAGGCCAGGACACTGTTTGGCACTGGCTTGGTGTTTGATGAGCAGCTCAATGAATTCCACTGCCTCTGGGATGACAG CTTCCCTGAAGGCCCCGAGCGGCTCCATGCCATCAAGGAGCAGCTGATCCAGGAGGGCCTCCTGGACCGCTGCGTGTCCTTTCAG GCCCGGTTCGCCGAAAAGGAGGAGCTGATGTTGGTTCACAG CCTAGAATACATTGATCTGATGGAGACAACCCAGTACATGAATGAGGGGGAACTCCGCGGCCTAGCAGACACCTATGACTCAGTTTATCTGCATCCG AACTCATACACCTGTGCCTGCCTGGCCTCAGGCTCCGTCCTCAGGCTGGTGGATGCAGTCCTGGGGGCTGAGATCCGGAATGGTATGGCTATCATCAG ACCTCCTGGACACCATGCCCAGCACAGTCTTATGGATGGGTATTGCATGTTCAACCACGTAGCCGTGGCTGCCCGCTATGCTCAACAGAAGCATGACATTCAGAG GGTCCTTATCGTGGATTGGGATGTACACCATGGTCAAGGGACACAGTTCACTTTTGACCAAGACCCCAG CGTCCTCTATTTCTCCATCCACCGCTACGAGCAGGGTAGGTTCTGGCCTCACCTTAAGGCCTCTGACTGGTCCACCACAGGTTTTGGCCAAGGCCAGGGATACACCATCAATGTGCCTTGGAACCAG GTGGGGATGCGAGATGCTGACTATATTGCCGCTTTCCTGCACGTCCTGCTGCCAGTTGCCCTTGAG TTCCAGCCACAGCTGGTCCTGGTAGCTGCTGGTTTTGATGCCCTCCAAGGGGACCCCAAG GGCGAGATGGCCGCCACTCCGGCAGGGTTCGCCCAGCTGACCCACCTACTCATGGGTCTGGCAGGAGGCAAGCTGATCCTCTCGCTGGAG GGTGGCTACAACCTCCGCTCCCTGGCTGAAGGTGTCAGCGCCTCGCTCCACACCCTTCTGGGAGACCCTTGTCCCATGCTGGAGTTCCCGGGCGCCCCCTGCCGGAG tGCCCAGACTTCTGTCTCCTGCGCCCTGGAAGCCCTGGAGCCCTTCTGGGAGGTCCTGGTGAGATCAG CTGAGACCCCAGAGGAGGAGGACACCGTGGAGGAGGAAGatgtggaggagaaggaggaggagggactgtGGCAGCCCCCTGAGCTCCCAATTCTGACATGGCCAGTGCTGCAGGCTCGCACAGGGCTGGTCTACGACCAACAGATGATGGATCACCACAGCATGTGGGACAG CCACCACCCCGAGATGCCTCAGCGCATCCAGCGTATCATGCGCCGTCTGGAGGAGCTGGGCCTTGCCAGGCgctgcctggccctgcccgcacGTCCCGCCACGGATGCTGAGCTGCTCACCTGCCACAG TGCGGAGTACATGGGGCGTCTACGGGCCACGGAGAAGATGAAAACCCGGGAGCTGCACCGCGAGAGTGCCAACTATGACTCCATCTACATCTGCCCCAGCACCTTCGCCTGCGCGCAGCTGGCCACTGGGGCCGTGTGCCGCCTGGTAGAGGCTGTGCTGGCGGGAGAG gtttTGAATGGTATTGCCGTGGTTCGTCCCCCTGGACACCATGCAGAGCGGGATGCTGCTTGCGGTTTCTGCTTTTTCAACTCAGTGGCTGTGGCTGCTCGCCATGCCCAGGCCATCAGTGGGCATGCGCTGCG GATCTTGATTGTGGACTGGGATGTCCATCACGGTAATGGAACTCAGCACATATTTGAGGAGGACCCCAG cGTGCTCTACATTTCCCTGCACCGCTATGATCATGGTACCTTCTTCCCCATGGGGGATGAGGGTGCCAGCAGCCAGGTAGGTCAGGCTGCAGGCACTGGCTTCACGGTCAACGTGGCCTGGAATGGGTCCCGCATGGGTGACACCGACTACCTGGCTGCCTGGCATCGTCTGGTGCTTCCCATTGCCTATGAG TTTAACCCAGAGCTGGTGCTGGTCTCAGCTGGCTTTGACGCTGCCCGGGGGGACCCgctgggtggctgccaggtgtcgCCTGAGGGCTATGCCCACCTCACCCACCTGCTGATGGGCCTGGCCAATGGCCGCATTATCCTGATCCTAGAG GGTGGCTATAATCTGACATCCATCTCGGAGTCCATGGCTGCCTGCACCCGTTCCCTCCTTGGGGATCCACTCCCCATGCTGACCCTCCTGCGGCCCCCACTATCAGGGGCCCTTGCCTCGATCACTGAGACCATCCAAGTCCATCGCAGATACTGGCGCAGCTTGCGGGTCATGA AGGTCGAAGACAAAGAGGGACCCTCCAGTTCTGAGTTGATCACCAAGAAGTCACCCCAACCAGCCCATCCTGGGTCAGCCAAGGGGTTGACCATGCCAGAAGGGAACATTCTGGATGCAGGCCTGGGAAAGGCCACCTCAGCATCATCCGTGAAAGAGTCCGCTTCAGAGACAGCTGTGGTGGAGCTCACTCAGGACCAGTCCTCAGAGGCAGCCATAGGAGGAGCCACACTGGACCAGACCACCTCGGAAGAGGCAACAGGGGGAGCTGAGCCGATCCAGAACCCTCCAGCCTCATGCCCTGTCAACCAGACTCCTCCCACCTCACCCGTACAAGGAGCCACAACCCAGGAGCAATCCCCCAGTAAGCTGATTGGGAATCTCAGGACCTTGGAACTGGACAGTGAGCCTCAG GAACCCCCCGAAGAGAAGGGGCTACTAGGAGAGGCAGCTGGAGGTCAGGACACGGATGAATCAGTGCTGACGCAGGTCTTTGGAGACCATGCTGACACTGACCAG GTCATGTTTTATGCTGTGACGCCACTCCCCTGGTGTCCCCATTTGGTGGCAGTATGCCCCACACCTGAAGCAGGCCTCAGTGTGACCCAACCCTGTCAGGACTGTGGAACACACCAGGAGAACTGGGTGTGTCTGTCTTGCTACCAG GTCTACTGCGGTCGTTACGTCAACGGTCATATGCTCCAACACCATGAAGGCTCGGGACACCCGCTGGTACTCAGCTATGCTGACCTGTCTGCCTGGTGCTACTGCTGTCAGGCCTATGTCCATCACGAG GCTCTCCTAGCCATGAAGAACATCGCCTACCAGAACAAGTTTGGGGAGGATTTGCCCCACTCACACTAA